A stretch of DNA from Allomeiothermus silvanus DSM 9946:
CAGCAACTCCCCGACGGGCGCCTCGCCCTGGGCGGGATGCGTGACGCCGAGCTGGAGGCAGAGTGGACCTATGCGGATGAGCCCAGCGAGACCATCCAGACCCGATTGGAAAATCTGCTCCGCTCGATTGGGGTCCGAGCACGGGTCACCCATCGCTGGGCAGCCTCGGTGGCCTACACCCTCGACGGCTTACCTGTAGCGGAAGAAGTGCGTCCCGGCGTATGGGCCATCGGCGGGTATAGCGGGACGGGGAACGTGGTGGGGGCCATCTGTGGCCGGGCGGTGGCTCGAGCTGTCTCGGGCAAGAAGCCTCCGGACGCAGCTTTGCTCGGCCTTTTCTCGTTGCTGGAATAGGGGCTAGGGTTATACCGTTGTAGTCGGCTTTTTCGGTGGGCGCGGCTTGCGGGCGGGAGCGGGTTTAAGCAGCTTGTCCAAGCGGTATCCGGCCTTGAGCGCCGCTAAGCGGTAGCGCTCGAGCACCGCGTACCACTCTTGCACGATCCGCCGGGTGTCCGCCACCTTGCGCTTCGGCATGCTAGCGGATACCACCGCCACCAGCCGGACCATAGCCGAAAGCATCGCCTCGAAAGCTTCCTTGTTGAAATACACCGCTCCTTCGAAGCGGTGGGTTTGCAAATAGCGCTGGATCAGCGGGTCTTGCATCCAGGCCTCGAGCTGTTCCTTAGCCCTTTTGGGCTTGGGGGCTTCCTCAGCCAGCCGGGGCTGCTCCGCTAGGAGTACCTTGACCAGCCCCACCGAGCGTTCGGCCTCGCTCTCGCCAAGTCCCATCTCCCGTAGGGTGTCAGCCAAGACCCGGCCCAGCAGCCACTCATCGAACAGGCTGGCACGGGTCTGGGGATCTTCGGCTAAGGGTTGGACAAATAGCCAGCCCAAGAGGACCCCCCAGTTCTCGACCCGATCGTCCAGGCTAGCGGGCAGGGAACTGCGGAGGACTCTTTTCGGCTTGCGTTTGAGGCTGGCCGCGGTGGACTTGTTTGGGGTTACCCGAGCGGCAGGCTTGCTTGTCTCCTCCACGAAGGCGGGCAATCGTAACAAAGCCTCGAGCTGCTTTCGGAAGACTTTGAGATTGGAGCTAGGCCTTCCTCGCTGCTTTCCCGCAGCGAAACACACGCCTCCGAACCCTCGCGCGGCCTCCACAAGCGCCCCGAGCTTATTGGTGACCTCGTCCAGCACCGCCTTGTCGGGCTTTCCTTTGCTAACCCTGGCTCCGATCAGCTTCTCGAACAGCTGCGGGTTGACGAGCTGGCGGAAAGGGGTCAGGATGGGCTCGAGCCAAAGCTCCCGCCGCACCTGCTCCACACTGGGCACTCCTCGCTGCCCCAACATGTGGGCGATGCGCGCATAGGTGCCGTCGGGGTCGTTCACCTCACGCCAATCCAGGAAGACGTGCCGCTGATAGGGGCCTAGCTCGAGGTAAAGCCCCTGTTCATGGAGTTCGCGGGAAGGGCGTAGGTACTCCAGGCCGCTGACCATATCGCGGAAGATAGCCCAGGTGTCGAAGGAAAGCCCCAACCCCTGCCCCAGCGTACGTTTTAGCATCTCCCGGCCTTCTCCCGTTTTCACTGTCTGGGCCACCGAGGTATGAACCCACCCTTTGGTTTGGACGTTTTTGTTGTGGTAAACGATCAGGGAGCGCTCACCCTGTTGGCGGTTGGAATAGGCGAACACGTCCTCGTTGACGCTCCCCCCTGAGGAGAAGTCATAGAGAACGAAGTTTTCCACCTCGGCAAAAAGATAGCGCCGCTTGAATAGGGGGAAGATTTGCTGGTAGTGGTACTGGATGAGCCCTTGGTCGGGGGTTTCGTCGTAGTAAGCCCGCCGGTATTCCATCCCGTAGCGTTCGGTAAAGCCCTCTACCTGCCCGTGCCCGACCATGGGCAATCCCGGCAGCGTAGCGCATAAGGTCATCACCCCGAAATACTTGTCTCCCTTGCCGAATTGCTCTACCGCAGTCTTTTCATCGGGGTTGTTGAGGAAATTGACGAAGCGCTTCAGTATCTCCGGCTCGAATTCCAAGGTGTTTTTCATGATGGCCCGGTACTCGCCGTTTTTCTCATCGCGCAGCATATTCATGAAAGCCGAGTTGTAGACCCGGTGCATTCCCAAGGTGCGCACAAAGTAGCCCTCCATCATCCAAAAAGCCTCGGCCAGCAAAAGAGTATCGGGGGCCTCCACCGCGCAGCGGTCAACTACCTCGCGCCAGAATTCTTTGGGCATGAGCCGGTCGAACTCTTCCTTGGTCATGGCGTGTTCGGCTCGGCTGGGGATGGCCGGTCCCCAGGGGCTTCCCCCCGGCTCGGGCCACCACAGCCGCTGGATGTGCCGCTTGGCCAAGGTCATGGCCGCGTCAAAGCGGATCAGCGGGAACTGCCGGGCTACGTGCACAATCGTCTGTATCACCGCCTCGCGTACCTCGGGGTTGAGGTAATTGAGCTGGGCGGTATCGTTCCAGGGCATAGCGGTACCGTCGTTGCCGTGGTAGATGTAGCGGACCTCACCCGAGCGGCGGTCTACCCGCTTGAATACCACGGCGGCGTCGGATTTGTCGTAGTAGTGGTCCTCGAGGAAGATCCCTACCCGGGGGTCTGAGGATAGATCGGGGCCGCTAAAGGTGTAGTTGGGATACGGCGGGTAGGGGAGGCTGATGAACCAGTCGGGGTGTTCGATCACCCATTTGCTGTCGATGCCGGTGTGGTTAGGAACCATGTCCGAGGCCAGGCGGATGCCGCGCTGCCAGGCTTTTTGCCGCAGCACCTCCAGCGCCGCTTCGCCTCCCAGCTCTTTGGCAATGACGTAATCGTACAGCGAATAAGCAGAAGCCACCGCGTCGGGATTTCCCATCATCTGCTTGATCCGCTTGGAGGCCGCGCTCCGCTCCCATAGGCCGATCAGCCACAAGGCGGTGATGCCCCAGCTGGCCAGGATGTCCAGCTCCTCCTCGGGGATCTGGTCTAGGGTGGTGATGGGCCGGGCGTATTTTTTCGAGAGTTGGTCTAGCCAGACAAAGGTATTTTTGGCGATCAGCACCACTCGGGGCATCCAGTCCACGTCGGGGCTGAAGGCTTCGGGTTCATGCTCAGCACCCCTCGAGCGCCAGTTATACATCTCAGCGGTGATCCCGTGGCCCGGTGGGGTGTCGAAATGAACCGGCGTCCAAAACGACC
This window harbors:
- a CDS encoding alpha-amylase family glycosyl hydrolase yields the protein MGHRDGVRICHAAHVGGLEFHVSAEARRYYQFDLSVFSSSGNVVFADFEAARRFAAAMNAKRDLVNHPESAVSAAQIAAMGLIDEMLHYVVAQYRQGQNPRVMLEALSTLEYTIGADTLETALRAFAQEFPPIRVYRGEIALDEYLSGSTEMLLSPGSGVGRANREILLEEMLMLWMANANPAFAPFLELFDDTPLERSTAYPAIIQNLEAFFEAQPPFAESGLSLFRTLRLPALMHPDSLEAQLEFLLKRFGGTLGPFARRILTGIGVLKEAARSFWTPVHFDTPPGHGITAEMYNWRSRGAEHEPEAFSPDVDWMPRVVLIAKNTFVWLDQLSKKYARPITTLDQIPEEELDILASWGITALWLIGLWERSAASKRIKQMMGNPDAVASAYSLYDYVIAKELGGEAALEVLRQKAWQRGIRLASDMVPNHTGIDSKWVIEHPDWFISLPYPPYPNYTFSGPDLSSDPRVGIFLEDHYYDKSDAAVVFKRVDRRSGEVRYIYHGNDGTAMPWNDTAQLNYLNPEVREAVIQTIVHVARQFPLIRFDAAMTLAKRHIQRLWWPEPGGSPWGPAIPSRAEHAMTKEEFDRLMPKEFWREVVDRCAVEAPDTLLLAEAFWMMEGYFVRTLGMHRVYNSAFMNMLRDEKNGEYRAIMKNTLEFEPEILKRFVNFLNNPDEKTAVEQFGKGDKYFGVMTLCATLPGLPMVGHGQVEGFTERYGMEYRRAYYDETPDQGLIQYHYQQIFPLFKRRYLFAEVENFVLYDFSSGGSVNEDVFAYSNRQQGERSLIVYHNKNVQTKGWVHTSVAQTVKTGEGREMLKRTLGQGLGLSFDTWAIFRDMVSGLEYLRPSRELHEQGLYLELGPYQRHVFLDWREVNDPDGTYARIAHMLGQRGVPSVEQVRRELWLEPILTPFRQLVNPQLFEKLIGARVSKGKPDKAVLDEVTNKLGALVEAARGFGGVCFAAGKQRGRPSSNLKVFRKQLEALLRLPAFVEETSKPAARVTPNKSTAASLKRKPKRVLRSSLPASLDDRVENWGVLLGWLFVQPLAEDPQTRASLFDEWLLGRVLADTLREMGLGESEAERSVGLVKVLLAEQPRLAEEAPKPKRAKEQLEAWMQDPLIQRYLQTHRFEGAVYFNKEAFEAMLSAMVRLVAVVSASMPKRKVADTRRIVQEWYAVLERYRLAALKAGYRLDKLLKPAPARKPRPPKKPTTTV